The Mammaliicoccus sciuri genome window below encodes:
- a CDS encoding ROK family transcriptional regulator, with protein sequence MKQSSRININLMKDYNKQLVLRTIQKYGPISRVEIASRIDLSRPSVSEIVSILIDEQWIEEKAMERKVRGRQPIPLDINKEKKVMIGLEIGAYRTSIIVSNLRAEILFEKQIEMDLQKDLNDMIVYLGQEIHLIAAEYSAQQIEVLGIGVGMHGLVDTQNGTNIFAPNLGWRNIEIKSILESETDLMVLIDNDCNSAALAEMWFGQGKEETNFISVIVDYGVGASIINNGSILRGNHHITGQIGHVTIDPDGPLCSCGNYGCLETLTSETAILKMIKRQLKIGRKSQILNPQSEIDELSIEDFYEAVNQGDELCVQIAKEVGRNLGLGFAILINLFGPKFIVLGGSLTKISHLLLPEIKAIIRLKVMGEDATETPILTSALGNDLYTIGAASLIVEEIFSLPKPNK encoded by the coding sequence GGACCAATCTCTAGAGTAGAAATTGCGAGTAGAATTGACTTATCAAGACCTTCCGTTTCAGAAATTGTTTCAATATTAATTGATGAACAATGGATAGAAGAGAAGGCAATGGAAAGAAAAGTTAGAGGCAGACAACCGATACCACTTGATATTAATAAAGAGAAGAAAGTGATGATTGGTTTAGAAATTGGTGCATATAGAACGAGTATTATTGTTAGCAATTTGAGAGCGGAAATCTTATTTGAGAAACAAATAGAAATGGATTTACAAAAAGATCTGAATGACATGATTGTTTATTTAGGACAAGAAATTCATTTAATTGCTGCGGAATATTCAGCACAACAAATTGAAGTACTTGGTATTGGAGTAGGCATGCACGGATTGGTCGATACTCAAAATGGTACAAATATCTTTGCACCAAACTTAGGGTGGAGAAATATCGAAATTAAATCGATATTAGAATCTGAAACAGACTTGATGGTCTTAATTGATAATGATTGTAATAGTGCAGCACTTGCGGAAATGTGGTTTGGTCAGGGTAAAGAAGAAACAAACTTTATATCGGTCATCGTAGACTATGGTGTTGGAGCAAGTATTATCAATAATGGATCGATTTTAAGAGGCAATCATCATATTACAGGTCAAATTGGACATGTCACTATAGATCCAGATGGTCCATTATGTTCTTGCGGTAATTATGGTTGTTTAGAAACATTAACTTCAGAAACAGCAATTTTAAAAATGATTAAGCGTCAATTAAAAATTGGTCGTAAAAGTCAAATATTAAATCCACAGTCTGAAATTGATGAATTAAGTATTGAAGATTTTTATGAGGCCGTGAATCAAGGCGATGAATTATGTGTCCAAATTGCTAAAGAAGTTGGTAGGAACCTTGGTTTAGGCTTTGCAATATTAATCAATTTATTTGGACCGAAATTTATTGTATTAGGTGGTAGTTTAACAAAAATTAGTCATCTCTTACTACCAGAAATTAAAGCAATCATTCGGTTAAAAGTAATGGGTGAAGATGCGACAGAGACACCAATTTTAACTTCTGCTTTAGGAAACGATTTATATACGATTGGTGCAGCATCTTTAATAGTAGAAGAAATATTCTCATTACCTAAACCAAATAAATGA